From Hyla sarda isolate aHylSar1 chromosome 5, aHylSar1.hap1, whole genome shotgun sequence, a single genomic window includes:
- the LOC130272986 gene encoding metalloreductase STEAP4-like codes for MGTKVMIPLCSDFGEKHGSICIFGTGDFGRSLGSKLMQNGYSVVFGSRHPGETSLLPRGAEVLSHAEAVQNCSIIIVAVQRDHYDFLKNLKEALEGKILVDVSNNLTINQYPDSNAEYLAQIVPRATVVKAFNTVSAWALQSGSLDASRQVFVCSNDSQAKQQIMDIIRAIGLTPQDKGSLGMAKEIEDYPLQLFPMWRLPMCTCAGLTVLVFLYCVIQDIIYNAEKNIDVSYLLMITIPNRIFPVVSLMLLALCYLPGAFAAIIQLYRGTKYSRFPNWLDRWMLCRKQLGLVALSYAFLHAIYTLVIPIRYSARHRTETFIINQVMLNKTRAFEKPLTWRSDTYLALGILGFFFYIVLGITSLPSVSNAVNWREFRFVQSKLGYLTLLLCTGHAMVFGWNRFLLLDRYRWYMPPVYTLSLVIPCVVLILKLVLIIPCIDTRITKIRQGWERSPSKKAETKLKTCSL; via the exons ATGGGAACCAAGGTCATGATACCACTGTGCTCGGATTTCGGGGAGAAGCACGGCAGCATATGTATTTTCGGAACAGGGGATTTTGGACGATCGCTTGGATCCAAATTGATGCAAAATGGATATTCAGTGGTATTTGGAAGTCGTCATCCGGGTGAAACCAGCTTGTTGCCCAGAGGGGCTGAGGTGCTGAGTCACGCAGAAGCGGTACAGAATTGCTCCATTATCATTGTGGCGGTGCAAAGGGACCATTACGATTTTCTGAAGAACCTCAAAGAAGCCCTGGAGGGTAAAATACTGGTGGACGTCAGCAATAACCTTACAATAAACCAATACCCTGACTCCAATGCCGAGTACCTCGCCCAGATCGTACCCAGAGCCACAGTTGTCAAAGCATTTAATACAGTCTCTGCATGGGCTCTGCAGTCGGGGAGTCTGGATGCCAGCAGACAG GTCTTTGTATGTTCGAATGACAGTCAAGCCAAACAACAGATAATGGACATCATCCGGGCCATTGGGTTGACGCCACAAGACAAGGGATCTTTAGGAATGGCCAAGGAGATAGAGGACTATCCGCTGCAGCTCTTCCCAATGTGGAGACTTCCCATGTGCACCTGTGCAGGACTGACCGTGCTGGTGTTCCTGTATTGTGTAATCCAAGACATCATCTACAACGCAGAAAAAAACATTGATGTCTCCTATCTTCTGATGATCACCATTCCCAACAGGATCTTCCCTGTCGTCTCCTTGATGTTGTTGGCTTTGTGTTATCTTCCCGGTGCCTTTGCCGCCATCATTCAACTCTATAGAGGCACCAAGTACAGCCGATTCCCCAACTGGTTGGATCGGTGGATGTTATGTAGAAAGCAGTTGGGGCTGGTGGCGTTGTCCTATGCTTTCCTCCATGCCATTTATACTCTTGTTATTCCGATTCGATACAGTGCACGGCACAGGACAGAGACATTTATTATCAATCAA GTAATGTTGAATAAAACCAGAGCTTTCGAGAAACCCCTGACCTGGAGAAGTGACACCTATTTAGCACTAGGAATCCTGGGATTTTTCTTCTACATTGTCCTGGGAATAACCTCTCTACCCTCTGTCAGCAATGCCGTCAACTGGAGAGAGTTCAGGTTTGTCCAG TCAAAACTGGGATATCTGACTCTGCTGCTGTGCACAGGACATGCGATGGTCTTTGGCTGGAATAGATTCCTCCTACTTGATAGATACAGATGGTATATGCCCCCCGTGTACACACTTTCCCTGGTCATTCCATGCGTGGTTCTCATCCTGAAGCTCGTCCTAATAATCCCATGCATCGACACCAGGATTACCAAAATACGTCAAGGGTGGGAAAGATCTCCAAGCAAGAAAGCAGAAACAAAGTTAAAAACCTGCAGTCTATAG